The Haladaptatus cibarius D43 genome window below encodes:
- a CDS encoding FAD-dependent oxidoreductase: protein MTGEYEQYEAVVVGAGPGGAAAAATLARNGIETLVLERGAEAGSKNVSGGLIYAEESAPYTIDSLFPDFREEAAERPITSYNIHNVADEKVKSFDITRLHEHDTEWSDAVLRRKMDSWLADRVHEMTSETGGGLLTGVRVNGLLRENGKIVGVTCDELDPIKADFIIAADGVNSELARDAGLMNWDEPDEWFQGVKAVIDMPEDVIAERFGVSPDTGEAHLFSGNLFDDVRGGGFLYTNQDSLSIGTVFHLDSLVAEEAEPHELLDNLLTHPLLAQWLNGHYDEVEYSAKLVPDSKKAAHPAPHRGRLALVGDAGGQMQAQGPIIKGMNHAVTAGALAAEAFAEARMRGDPEKAGRLYEKKLKDEGVMGKLRPKQYRTLGRLGENGTIANLTDNLLTSPIGRAVLRSGAMESQLERLYGSPFLSSMIPDTKTPYVTLPTVIAEELGTEIEDANEVEPKSLADRIGDLTYDTDVGNPHIRLRNDSYEASGAAVSACPVSAKDFGGGCYREETVQMNGHEEKIVSLDTQPCVECGTCAVVAETEWEHPRGDKGVEFKQG, encoded by the coding sequence ATGACAGGAGAATACGAACAGTACGAAGCTGTCGTAGTCGGTGCTGGCCCCGGCGGGGCGGCGGCGGCCGCGACGCTCGCACGCAACGGAATCGAAACGCTCGTCCTGGAACGCGGTGCCGAAGCCGGGTCGAAAAACGTCTCTGGCGGCCTCATCTACGCCGAGGAGTCGGCCCCCTACACCATCGACTCGCTCTTTCCCGACTTCCGCGAAGAGGCTGCAGAACGTCCGATTACGAGCTACAACATCCACAACGTCGCCGACGAGAAGGTGAAATCGTTCGACATCACCCGCCTCCACGAACACGATACGGAGTGGTCTGACGCCGTCCTCCGAAGAAAGATGGACTCGTGGCTCGCAGACCGGGTTCACGAAATGACGAGCGAAACCGGCGGCGGCCTGCTGACCGGCGTTCGAGTGAACGGTTTGCTCCGCGAGAACGGCAAAATCGTCGGCGTCACCTGCGACGAACTCGACCCAATCAAGGCCGACTTTATCATCGCGGCGGACGGTGTGAACAGCGAACTCGCCCGCGACGCCGGACTGATGAACTGGGACGAACCGGACGAATGGTTCCAAGGGGTGAAGGCCGTCATCGACATGCCGGAAGACGTTATCGCGGAGCGGTTCGGTGTGTCCCCGGATACGGGCGAAGCACACCTCTTCTCGGGCAACCTCTTCGATGACGTTCGCGGCGGCGGTTTCCTCTACACGAATCAGGATTCGCTGTCGATTGGCACCGTGTTCCACCTCGACAGCTTGGTCGCAGAGGAGGCGGAACCGCACGAACTGCTCGACAATCTGCTCACGCATCCACTCCTCGCCCAGTGGTTGAACGGCCACTACGACGAGGTGGAGTACAGCGCGAAACTCGTCCCTGATTCGAAGAAGGCGGCTCACCCCGCACCGCACCGCGGGCGACTCGCCCTCGTCGGAGATGCTGGCGGGCAGATGCAGGCCCAAGGGCCGATTATCAAGGGAATGAACCACGCCGTGACCGCTGGCGCGCTCGCCGCCGAGGCCTTTGCCGAGGCGCGAATGCGCGGCGACCCGGAGAAGGCCGGGCGGCTGTACGAGAAGAAATTGAAAGACGAGGGCGTGATGGGGAAACTGCGTCCGAAGCAGTACCGAACCCTCGGACGACTCGGCGAGAACGGGACAATTGCAAACCTCACCGACAACCTTCTCACGTCGCCAATTGGCCGTGCCGTACTTCGCTCTGGTGCGATGGAGTCGCAACTGGAACGCCTGTACGGTTCGCCGTTCCTCTCCTCGATGATTCCGGACACGAAGACTCCCTACGTCACGTTGCCGACGGTTATCGCAGAGGAGTTGGGAACCGAAATCGAAGACGCGAACGAAGTCGAACCGAAGAGCCTCGCCGACAGAATCGGCGACCTGACCTACGACACCGACGTTGGTAATCCGCACATCCGCCTGCGAAACGACTCCTACGAAGCCAGTGGTGCGGCGGTTTCGGCCTGCCCCGTCAGCGCGAAAGACTTCGGTGGTGGCTGTTACCGTGAGGAAACCGTGCAGATGAACGGCCACGAGGAGAAAATCGTGAGCCTCGACACGCAACCATGCGTCGAATGTGGCACTTGTGCCGTCGTCGCCGAGACGGAGTGGGAACATCCGCGCGGCGACAAAGGCGTGGAGTTCAAGCAAGGGTGA
- a CDS encoding DUF2267 domain-containing protein — protein sequence MNYSDFIGQVQHRLKLGEQGKTVRAIRATLTTLGERLQEGEAKDLAGPLPMEIDWYLERAESGQRFHFDEFVDRVAEREGIERQDALFHAKGVLSLVAEVVPEGEYQQVRQQLPDEYDPLFELVGNEEAFD from the coding sequence ATGAACTACAGTGATTTCATCGGACAGGTACAGCACCGACTGAAGTTAGGCGAGCAAGGAAAGACGGTTCGGGCGATTCGCGCCACGCTGACGACGCTCGGCGAGCGATTACAGGAGGGGGAAGCCAAAGATCTCGCGGGGCCGCTCCCGATGGAAATCGACTGGTATCTCGAACGGGCGGAATCCGGCCAGCGATTCCATTTCGACGAGTTCGTAGACAGGGTAGCGGAGCGCGAAGGAATCGAGCGACAGGACGCGCTCTTTCACGCGAAAGGCGTGCTGTCGCTCGTCGCAGAAGTCGTTCCAGAGGGAGAATACCAACAGGTTCGCCAGCAGTTGCCGGACGAGTACGACCCGCTGTTCGAACTCGTCGGAAACGAAGAAGCGTTCGACTAG